One window from the genome of Cyprinus carpio isolate SPL01 chromosome B1, ASM1834038v1, whole genome shotgun sequence encodes:
- the LOC122135819 gene encoding low affinity immunoglobulin gamma Fc region receptor II-c-like, with amino-acid sequence MTAGVDGQQYWTVNYSPSYVCALKGSTVKLSCALNYTHDHELRTVFWTKPAVTDGDPPNLCLDPENRGRVHCDSEDKDTYRINWTSVTEADKHIYYCRFTTNRGRWTGIPGAQLDVTDLQVETQQSVKERDSVTLTCKSSCSLPQQTTFIWFRNTQRLTTGIITENQLQAAVSQSSTIQETISVAVSEYQHLKSPPVLSSTGFKENQSSAVGSGQNFIISSFNSSHSGRYYCEAQNKHGSQRSASVSVSVKGFQRAALHTVTGIVVGCGGLIFIIIIIIIVFIRWLTGSADSRAPDDTYTALQLQSRSSEYETLAGASADPH; translated from the exons ATGACTGCGG GGGTTGATGGTCAACAGTATTGGACAGTGAATTACAGTCCTTCATATGTTTGTGCATTAAAGGGATCAACAGTGAAACTATCCTGTGCTTTAAACTATACACATGATCATGAGCTCAGAACAGTCTTCTGGACCAAACCTGCTGTAACTGATGGAGATCCACCGAACCTGTGTTTAGACCCAGAAAACAGAGGAAGAGTTCATTGTGACAGTGAAGATAAAGACACTTACAGAATCAATTGGACGAGTGTAACAGAAGCTGATAAACACATCTACTACTGCAGATTCACTACAAACAGAGGAAGATGGACAGGGATTCCTGGAGCTCAGCTGGACGTCACAG aTCTGCAGGTGGAGACACAGcagagtgtgaaagagagagattcagtcactctgacatgtaaaagcagctgcTCTCTGCCTCAACAAACAACATTTATCTGgttcagaaacacacagagattaaCTACAGGAATCATCACAGAGAATCAGCTTCAGGCTGCAGTCAGTCAGTCTTCAACGATTCAGGAAACTATCAGTGTGGCTGTTTCAGAATATCAACATCTGAAGTCTCCACCTGTTTTATCTTCAA CTGGTTTTAAGGAGAATCAAAGCTCAGCTGTTGGATCTGGACAGAATTTCATCATCTCCAGCTTTAACTCCAGTCACAGCGGACGCTACTATTGTGAGGCTCAGAATAAACACGGATCTCAGAGATCAGCGTCTGTTTCAGTCTCTGTTAAAG GGTTTCAGAGAGCTGCTCTGCACACAGTTACTGGGATTGTGGTGGGATGTGGAGGattgatcttcatcatcatcatcatcatcattgtgtTCATAAG ATGGCTGACTGGA TCTGCTGACTCCAGAGCTCCTGATGACACCTACACGGCTCTCCAGCTTCAGTCCAGATCTTCTGAATATGAGACTCTAGCAGGAGCTTCAGCAGATCCTCATTAA